A window of [Clostridium] innocuum genomic DNA:
CTATCAGATCTATCATATTACTGTGATCGACGCTACAGCAAGGGGATTGAAGCATCCAAAGCTTTGGGGATTTCTTGCAATGAACGGCAATCATACAAGTGGATTGCTTCTTTATCTTATTGGCAGAAGAAACTATCCACTCATTGATCTGTCCCCAGATAGTCAATCCGAGATTGAGCGTAGAAAGAAAGCAGCCGGTATCGGTATAATCTTCCTTGTCATAGGGGCGATTGGTCTAGTCATCAGTATCATGCTCTTTTTTAAATACTTGTAAGTATTTTACTGTCCATACGCAAGCATAAAAGGCACACTACGCTAGGAATGAATACAATTCTAACAGAGTGTGACTTTTATATACAATAAAGAAAAAAACGGATTCCCGAAATCATGGAAATTCGTGCATTATAATAACAGCACTGAACACGCCGGATTTGCAGCAGTCATCACGTTACCTGCATCATGCAGCGGTATCTGCAAAGACACCTCACAGGCACTGTTGTCCACCTTAACACGGCAGGCACGCAAGCCTGTGAAAGCATGAAAGCTAATCAATCTTTGTTCGTATTTTCTTTCTGAGCTTAAATAGCAGACGTCCCGTGTATTTCTCATTTTCCACAAGCTGCTCATAGGCATCCAGCATCCCTGCGGTATACACAAATCCCAAAAGCCCTGCGGCTAAACCCAGAAATATAAAAGCATGGTATTCGCTCCATGGAAGGTAACCGCGCTTCGTGGCAGCCAATGCAACGATTCCCGCAACAAACAGGATGCAGCAGGGAACGGCCACAAATCCATATTTTTTCCGCCGTACCTGATATTCCCTGCAAAGCTCTTTCCTGTATTCATAGTCAAACAGCAGTACCTCCTGCTTCAACACGGCATAGGTGTCCTGCTCATGAAACATACCGATGACAACCGCACAGATTCCAAGGAAAGTGAACTACCGCCAGCTATAGAGCAGGCGGCTTCCAATGAATGCTTGCACATTCATCAAAACTTTTTGCTCGTGTTCAGATACACGTAACTGGTACGTTCACCGTACCTCTACTCCATCGCTCTCGCTCTGGCATACATGGATATACTTTTCGTATGATATTGCTTGCTCCATTGATATCGGCATTCATTAGAATGCCATTTGCTTCTGTACAATCCTCGCTTGATTCTTTTCCCTGTGAAGGTATGCGCTACATCGTTTCCATAGACTGGTATCTGATCCTCGTCAATGGAACTAGCCTTCGATTGTATTGCTTCTTCACAGACCACTACTCTGATCCCTGCCGCTTCTCCTTTGTATTTGATCATTTCGATCAGCGTACGAAACGGTATCTGCACAAATGTCTGATTGTTCTTCTTCCCCATATGGATACGCTTCTTCCAACCCGCATTATTCCCTACGACGATAACTTCAATTCCTTCCTCCACACATAGATTTATTATTTTTCTTGATGCCTTGTGCAGGATATCCTTTACACGTCGATTTCGCTTTTCGCTGATACGTTTCATTCGTTTTGTTTGATGGATCCCTTTGCTATCCTTCTTTCCAGTTCTTAGCAGTGAACGGTAATGTGCGATCTGTTTGTTATAGTATTGATTGACTGCTTTTATTTCATTTCCTTTTATCAGCACAGGGTGGTGTCCACTCGTAAACGCAATCGCCATCAGATTATCGACACCAATATCAATGCCGGTTACTCTGGTTGCCTCATGGATTGTAATCGTCGGTTCCTTGATTTCTATCTCGCATACGATTTCAAGCTTGATAGTATCTCCATTGGGAATCAGACGTACTTCCTTCAGCTTCTGTTCATGCAGATCCATCTTACCAAGATCATATCGATCACGTACACACCCTGCCTGCAGCACTGCCTTAGGAAACTTTACATACCAACCATGTTTGTCTTTTCTCAGTTTGCATATCTGATTGGTAAAGATCAAGGGTTTATAACCGTCTTTGTCTGCATATCGAGGGATATGGGGGATTGCTTCATATTTGTCTGGATGTGCTTTGTAATCAGCTAAAGCAGCAAAAAAGCTTTTCCAGTCACGATACAGCATATGCAAAACATTCTGATTTGCCTGCGCAGGAAGAGCACGGTAATCGATCTGGTCACGCAATTTAAAAAAACCATCCAGATGCTGCATGGAAACAAAGCGATGATCATGATCAATGATGTGGATTGGTGTGCTATGATGCTTTTGACGTATGACATTCAATTCATCAACGACACCTTTGAGTTCTTCCAGGACCTGTAACTCATGTGGAAAGCGATCCTCATTTGATTTGATGGAAGCACTGTACGCATTTCTTATATAGAACGAAGCAACGTTGTACAGCTTTTTAGCACGATGCGTAAGAGCAGAAAAGCCGGGGGTTTTGCGGGTGATTAGCAGATAGGATACTAGAATATGTACGATATGATTTCATATTGGAAACCCTCCTTTTGTTGACATCATTATTCCACGGACGTGAGAGAAACTTAAGGAAAATTTCGTGAAAAATAGAAAGAAAACAAGGATGAAAAGTAATATGGCTGCATTCATCCCCCACCTGTTCATCGACCACTGAGGTGGGCGTATTCTGCCTGCTTTTTAAATAAACACCCCCATACCAAGCAGACGCCATGAGGAATGATTCGGAAACATACAGAATGGAATGCCGGCCAGTGCCCAGAACATAAATCCCACTGCTACGCTTCTGCTTATCCTGCTTTCCTTCATCAGAAACCCCTGCGCCATCTCTTTGCTTACATAATACCCCTTCTCCTCAGTACCCTCTTTACACGTATCATCCTTTAACAGATAATCCACGGACATTCCGAATATATTTGACAGCTGCAACAGCTTTTCCGTTTCCGGATAGCCCTAATTATTCTCCCGCTCTGCGCGCC
This region includes:
- the tnpB gene encoding IS200/IS605 family element transposase accessory protein TnpB, whose protein sequence is MNVIRQKHHSTPIHIIDHDHRFVSMQHLDGFFKLRDQIDYRALPAQANQNVLHMLYRDWKSFFAALADYKAHPDKYEAIPHIPRYADKDGYKPLIFTNQICKLRKDKHGWYVKFPKAVLQAGCVRDRYDLGKMDLHEQKLKEVRLIPNGDTIKLEIVCEIEIKEPTITIHEATRVTGIDIGVDNLMAIAFTSGHHPVLIKGNEIKAVNQYYNKQIAHYRSLLRTGKKDSKGIHQTKRMKRISEKRNRRVKDILHKASRKIINLCVEEGIEVIVVGNNAGWKKRIHMGKKNNQTFVQIPFRTLIEMIKYKGEAAGIRVVVCEEAIQSKASSIDEDQIPVYGNDVAHTFTGKRIKRGLYRSKWHSNECRYQWSKQYHTKSISMYARARAME